A window of the Archocentrus centrarchus isolate MPI-CPG fArcCen1 chromosome 9, fArcCen1, whole genome shotgun sequence genome harbors these coding sequences:
- the LOC115785359 gene encoding transducin-like enhancer protein 1 isoform X1 — MFPQGRHPTPHQAPGQPFKFTIPESLDRIKEEFQFLQAQYHSLKLECEKLASEKTEMQRHYVMYYEMSYGLNIEMHKQTEIAKRLNTICAQVIPFLSQEHQQQVVQAVERAKQVTMAELNAVIGVRGLPGLPPTQQHLSHTHGGAPVPLTPHPAGLHPSQLGGSASLLALSGALGAIPPHLAGKESADKKPHLSGQDSHPAGPEHLREREPSTSNSLLPESLRNSDKRRNGPDFSNDTKKRKVDDKDSSHYDSDAEKSDDNLVVDVSNEDPASPRGTPLPSPRENGLDKGRLLKKDPCSPASTASSASSSSLKSKEMAMRDKAGTPGLKSSTPTPRGDSTPGPSSTPGIRPSLSKPPSMEIPHPPTAGLRTPLAVPGPYPGAFGMLPHTAGMNGELAGAAGAAAYAAGLHNMSPQMSAAAAAAVAAYGRSPMVGFDPHPHMRVPGMPPSLTGIPGGKPAYSFHVVADGQMQPVPFPPDALVGPGIPRHARQINTLNHGEVVCAVTISNPTRHVYTGGKGCVKVWDISHPGNKSPVSQLDCLNRDNYIRSCRLLPDGRTLIVGGEASTLSIWDLATPTPRIKAELTSSAPACYALAISPDSKVCFSCCSDGNIAVWDLHNQTLVRQFQGHTDGASCIDISNDGTKLWTGGLDNTVRSWDLREGRQLQQHDFTSQIFSLGYCPTGEWLAVGMESSNVEVLHVTKPDKYQLHLHESCVLSLQFAYCGKWFVSTGKDNLLNAWRTPYGASIFQSKESSSVLSCDISVDDKYIVTGSGDKKATVYEVIY, encoded by the exons ATGTTTCCCCAGGGGCGACACCCG ACGCCCCACCAGGCTCCAGGCCAGCCCTTCAAGTTCACCATCCCAGAGTCACTGGACCGCATCAAGGAGGAGTTCCAGTTTCTTCAGGCACAGTACCACAG tcTCAAACTGGAGTGTGAAAAGCTGGCCAGTGAAAAAACAGAGATGCAGAGGCACTACGTCATG TACTATGAGATGTCGTATGGTCTCAACATCGAAATGCACAAACAG ACTGAGATTGCCAAGAGACTAAACACCATCTGTGCACAAGTCATTCCCTTCCTCTCACAGGAG catcagcagcaggtgGTTCAAGCTGTGGAGCGAGCCAAGCAGGTGACCATGGCAGAGCTCAATGCTGTCATCGGGGTACGTGGACTGCCAGGTCTTCCACCTACA CAGCAGCACTTGTCCCATACCCATGGTGGTGCTCCTGTGCCCCTCACTCCTCACCCTGCTGGCCTCCATCCTTCTCAGCTGGGTGGTTCAGCTAGTCTTCTGGCTCTGTCAGGAGCGCTTGGTGCCATTCCTCCTCATCTAGCAGGAAAAGAGAGTGCTGACAAAAAACCTCACTTGTCCGGACAAGACTCACACCCTGCGGGACCTGAACACCTGAGAG AGCGCGAGCCCAGCACA AGTAACTCATTGCTGCCAGAAAGTCTTAGGAACTCAGATAAGCGACGCAATGGACCTGACTTCTCAAATGATACCAAAAAGCGAAAGGTGGATGACAAGGACTCTAGTCACTAT GATAGCGATGCAGAGAAAAGTGATGATAATTTGGTGGTAGATGTCTCAAATGAG GATCCAGCGTCCCCTCGTGGCACACCTCTCCCCTCTCCTAGAGAAAATGGCTTGGATAAAGGACGTCTTCTCAAGAAAGACCCTTGTAGTCCAGCCTCTACTGCATcatcagccagctcctcctccctAAAGTCCAAAGAGATGGCAATG CGAGATAAGGCAGGTACACCTGGGCTAAAGTCAAGCACGCCCACACCTAGAGGTGACTCCACCCCAGGGCCAAGCTCCACCCCTGGAATTCGACCAAGTCTATCAAAACCCCCCTCCATGGAAATACCACATCCACCTA ctgcaggttTGCGAACTCCCCTGGCTGTACCAGGTCCATATCCAGGTGCGTTTGGTATGTTGCCCCATACAGCAGGGATGAATGGGGAGCTAGCTGGTGCAGCCGGAGCTGCAGCCTATGCTGCTGGACTGCACAACATGTCACCTCAGATGAGTGCTGCAGCTGCGGCTGCAGTGGCTGCATATGGCAGGTCACCAATG GTTGGTTTTGATCCTCATCCTCACATGCGAGTTCCTGGAATGCCTCCTAGTCTGACAGGAATCCCTGGTGGCAAACC TGCCTACTCCTTTCATGTCGTGGCAGACGGACAGATGCAACCAGTTCCATTCCCTCCAGATGCTTTGGTGGGCCCTGGGATCCCTCGTCATGCCCGTCAGATCAACACACTGAACCACGGAGAGGTGGTGTGTGCCGTTACCATCAGTAACCCCACCCGACATGTGTACACAGGAGGAAAGGGTTGTGTCAAGGTCTGGGACATTAGTCACCCAGGAAACAAGAGCCCTGTGTCCCAGCTTGACTGTCTG AACCGAGACAACTACATCCGGTCCTGTCGTCTCCTCCCTGATGGTCGGACACTTATTGTGGGAGGTGAGGCCAGCACGTTGTCAATCTGGGATTTGGCCACGCCCACTCCCAGGATTAAAGCAGAGTTGACATCATCAGCACCAGCATGCTACGCTTTGGCCATTAGCCCGGACTCCAAAGTCTGCTTCTCCTGCTGCAGTGATGGAAACATCGCAGTTTGGGACTTGCACAACCAGACGCTGGTTAG GCAGTTCCAGGGCCACACAGATGGAGCCAGCTGTATCGACATCTCCAATGATGGCACCAAGCTGTGGACCGGAGGCTTGGATAATACTGTCCGCTCCTGGGATCTAAGGGAGGGacgccagctgcagcagcatgaCTTTACATCACAG ATCTTCTCTCTTGGCTACTGTCCGACAGGAGAATGGCTTGCTGTTGGAATGGAGAGCAGCAACGTTGAGGTTCTTCACGTAACCAAACCAGACAAATACCAGCTTCATCTACATGAGAGCTGCGTACTctccctgcagtttgcctactgTG GCAAATGGTTTGTGAGTACAGGAAAGGACAACTTACTGAATGCATGGAGGACACCTTATGGAGCCAGCATATTCCAG tCTAAGGAATCCTCCTCGGTACTAAGCTGTGACATATCTGTGGATGACAAGTACATTGTTACTGGTTCAGGGGACAAGAAGGCCACTGTTTATGAGGTCATCTACTGA
- the LOC115785359 gene encoding transducin-like enhancer protein 1 isoform X4 produces MFPQGRHPTPHQAPGQPFKFTIPESLDRIKEEFQFLQAQYHSLKLECEKLASEKTEMQRHYVMYYEMSYGLNIEMHKQTEIAKRLNTICAQVIPFLSQEHQQQVVQAVERAKQVTMAELNAVIGVRGLPGLPPTQQHLSHTHGGAPVPLTPHPAGLHPSQLGGSASLLALSGALGAIPPHLAGKESADKKPHLSGQDSHPAGPEHLREREPSTSNSLLPESLRNSDKRRNGPDFSNDTKKRKVDDKDSSHYDSDAEKSDDNLVVDVSNEDPASPRGTPLPSPRENGLDKGRLLKKDPCSPASTASSASSSSLKSKEMAMRDKAGTPGLKSSTPTPRGDSTPGPSSTPGIRPSLSKPPSMEIPHPPTAGLRTPLAVPGPYPGAFGMLPHTAGMNGELAGAAAAAVAAYGRSPMVGFDPHPHMRVPGMPPSLTGIPGGKPAYSFHVVADGQMQPVPFPPDALVGPGIPRHARQINTLNHGEVVCAVTISNPTRHVYTGGKGCVKVWDISHPGNKSPVSQLDCLNRDNYIRSCRLLPDGRTLIVGGEASTLSIWDLATPTPRIKAELTSSAPACYALAISPDSKVCFSCCSDGNIAVWDLHNQTLVRQFQGHTDGASCIDISNDGTKLWTGGLDNTVRSWDLREGRQLQQHDFTSQIFSLGYCPTGEWLAVGMESSNVEVLHVTKPDKYQLHLHESCVLSLQFAYCGKWFVSTGKDNLLNAWRTPYGASIFQSKESSSVLSCDISVDDKYIVTGSGDKKATVYEVIY; encoded by the exons ATGTTTCCCCAGGGGCGACACCCG ACGCCCCACCAGGCTCCAGGCCAGCCCTTCAAGTTCACCATCCCAGAGTCACTGGACCGCATCAAGGAGGAGTTCCAGTTTCTTCAGGCACAGTACCACAG tcTCAAACTGGAGTGTGAAAAGCTGGCCAGTGAAAAAACAGAGATGCAGAGGCACTACGTCATG TACTATGAGATGTCGTATGGTCTCAACATCGAAATGCACAAACAG ACTGAGATTGCCAAGAGACTAAACACCATCTGTGCACAAGTCATTCCCTTCCTCTCACAGGAG catcagcagcaggtgGTTCAAGCTGTGGAGCGAGCCAAGCAGGTGACCATGGCAGAGCTCAATGCTGTCATCGGGGTACGTGGACTGCCAGGTCTTCCACCTACA CAGCAGCACTTGTCCCATACCCATGGTGGTGCTCCTGTGCCCCTCACTCCTCACCCTGCTGGCCTCCATCCTTCTCAGCTGGGTGGTTCAGCTAGTCTTCTGGCTCTGTCAGGAGCGCTTGGTGCCATTCCTCCTCATCTAGCAGGAAAAGAGAGTGCTGACAAAAAACCTCACTTGTCCGGACAAGACTCACACCCTGCGGGACCTGAACACCTGAGAG AGCGCGAGCCCAGCACA AGTAACTCATTGCTGCCAGAAAGTCTTAGGAACTCAGATAAGCGACGCAATGGACCTGACTTCTCAAATGATACCAAAAAGCGAAAGGTGGATGACAAGGACTCTAGTCACTAT GATAGCGATGCAGAGAAAAGTGATGATAATTTGGTGGTAGATGTCTCAAATGAG GATCCAGCGTCCCCTCGTGGCACACCTCTCCCCTCTCCTAGAGAAAATGGCTTGGATAAAGGACGTCTTCTCAAGAAAGACCCTTGTAGTCCAGCCTCTACTGCATcatcagccagctcctcctccctAAAGTCCAAAGAGATGGCAATG CGAGATAAGGCAGGTACACCTGGGCTAAAGTCAAGCACGCCCACACCTAGAGGTGACTCCACCCCAGGGCCAAGCTCCACCCCTGGAATTCGACCAAGTCTATCAAAACCCCCCTCCATGGAAATACCACATCCACCTA ctgcaggttTGCGAACTCCCCTGGCTGTACCAGGTCCATATCCAGGTGCGTTTGGTATGTTGCCCCATACAGCAGGGATGAATGGGGAGCTAGCTGG TGCAGCTGCGGCTGCAGTGGCTGCATATGGCAGGTCACCAATG GTTGGTTTTGATCCTCATCCTCACATGCGAGTTCCTGGAATGCCTCCTAGTCTGACAGGAATCCCTGGTGGCAAACC TGCCTACTCCTTTCATGTCGTGGCAGACGGACAGATGCAACCAGTTCCATTCCCTCCAGATGCTTTGGTGGGCCCTGGGATCCCTCGTCATGCCCGTCAGATCAACACACTGAACCACGGAGAGGTGGTGTGTGCCGTTACCATCAGTAACCCCACCCGACATGTGTACACAGGAGGAAAGGGTTGTGTCAAGGTCTGGGACATTAGTCACCCAGGAAACAAGAGCCCTGTGTCCCAGCTTGACTGTCTG AACCGAGACAACTACATCCGGTCCTGTCGTCTCCTCCCTGATGGTCGGACACTTATTGTGGGAGGTGAGGCCAGCACGTTGTCAATCTGGGATTTGGCCACGCCCACTCCCAGGATTAAAGCAGAGTTGACATCATCAGCACCAGCATGCTACGCTTTGGCCATTAGCCCGGACTCCAAAGTCTGCTTCTCCTGCTGCAGTGATGGAAACATCGCAGTTTGGGACTTGCACAACCAGACGCTGGTTAG GCAGTTCCAGGGCCACACAGATGGAGCCAGCTGTATCGACATCTCCAATGATGGCACCAAGCTGTGGACCGGAGGCTTGGATAATACTGTCCGCTCCTGGGATCTAAGGGAGGGacgccagctgcagcagcatgaCTTTACATCACAG ATCTTCTCTCTTGGCTACTGTCCGACAGGAGAATGGCTTGCTGTTGGAATGGAGAGCAGCAACGTTGAGGTTCTTCACGTAACCAAACCAGACAAATACCAGCTTCATCTACATGAGAGCTGCGTACTctccctgcagtttgcctactgTG GCAAATGGTTTGTGAGTACAGGAAAGGACAACTTACTGAATGCATGGAGGACACCTTATGGAGCCAGCATATTCCAG tCTAAGGAATCCTCCTCGGTACTAAGCTGTGACATATCTGTGGATGACAAGTACATTGTTACTGGTTCAGGGGACAAGAAGGCCACTGTTTATGAGGTCATCTACTGA
- the LOC115785359 gene encoding transducin-like enhancer protein 1 isoform X5, producing MFPQGRHPTPHQAPGQPFKFTIPESLDRIKEEFQFLQAQYHSLKLECEKLASEKTEMQRHYVMYYEMSYGLNIEMHKQTEIAKRLNTICAQVIPFLSQEHQQQVVQAVERAKQVTMAELNAVIGVRGLPGLPPTQQHLSHTHGGAPVPLTPHPAGLHPSQLGGSASLLALSGALGAIPPHLAGKESADKKPHLSGQDSHPAGPEHLREREPSTSNSLLPESLRNSDKRRNGPDFSNDTKKRKVDDKDSSHYDSDAEKSDDNLVVDVSNEDPASPRGTPLPSPRENGLDKGRLLKKDPCSPASTASSASSSSLKSKEMAMRDKAGTPGLKSSTPTPRGDSTPGPSSTPGIRPSLSKPPSMEIPHPPTAVAAYGRSPMVGFDPHPHMRVPGMPPSLTGIPGGKPAYSFHVVADGQMQPVPFPPDALVGPGIPRHARQINTLNHGEVVCAVTISNPTRHVYTGGKGCVKVWDISHPGNKSPVSQLDCLNRDNYIRSCRLLPDGRTLIVGGEASTLSIWDLATPTPRIKAELTSSAPACYALAISPDSKVCFSCCSDGNIAVWDLHNQTLVRQFQGHTDGASCIDISNDGTKLWTGGLDNTVRSWDLREGRQLQQHDFTSQIFSLGYCPTGEWLAVGMESSNVEVLHVTKPDKYQLHLHESCVLSLQFAYCGKWFVSTGKDNLLNAWRTPYGASIFQSKESSSVLSCDISVDDKYIVTGSGDKKATVYEVIY from the exons ATGTTTCCCCAGGGGCGACACCCG ACGCCCCACCAGGCTCCAGGCCAGCCCTTCAAGTTCACCATCCCAGAGTCACTGGACCGCATCAAGGAGGAGTTCCAGTTTCTTCAGGCACAGTACCACAG tcTCAAACTGGAGTGTGAAAAGCTGGCCAGTGAAAAAACAGAGATGCAGAGGCACTACGTCATG TACTATGAGATGTCGTATGGTCTCAACATCGAAATGCACAAACAG ACTGAGATTGCCAAGAGACTAAACACCATCTGTGCACAAGTCATTCCCTTCCTCTCACAGGAG catcagcagcaggtgGTTCAAGCTGTGGAGCGAGCCAAGCAGGTGACCATGGCAGAGCTCAATGCTGTCATCGGGGTACGTGGACTGCCAGGTCTTCCACCTACA CAGCAGCACTTGTCCCATACCCATGGTGGTGCTCCTGTGCCCCTCACTCCTCACCCTGCTGGCCTCCATCCTTCTCAGCTGGGTGGTTCAGCTAGTCTTCTGGCTCTGTCAGGAGCGCTTGGTGCCATTCCTCCTCATCTAGCAGGAAAAGAGAGTGCTGACAAAAAACCTCACTTGTCCGGACAAGACTCACACCCTGCGGGACCTGAACACCTGAGAG AGCGCGAGCCCAGCACA AGTAACTCATTGCTGCCAGAAAGTCTTAGGAACTCAGATAAGCGACGCAATGGACCTGACTTCTCAAATGATACCAAAAAGCGAAAGGTGGATGACAAGGACTCTAGTCACTAT GATAGCGATGCAGAGAAAAGTGATGATAATTTGGTGGTAGATGTCTCAAATGAG GATCCAGCGTCCCCTCGTGGCACACCTCTCCCCTCTCCTAGAGAAAATGGCTTGGATAAAGGACGTCTTCTCAAGAAAGACCCTTGTAGTCCAGCCTCTACTGCATcatcagccagctcctcctccctAAAGTCCAAAGAGATGGCAATG CGAGATAAGGCAGGTACACCTGGGCTAAAGTCAAGCACGCCCACACCTAGAGGTGACTCCACCCCAGGGCCAAGCTCCACCCCTGGAATTCGACCAAGTCTATCAAAACCCCCCTCCATGGAAATACCACATCCACCTA CTGCAGTGGCTGCATATGGCAGGTCACCAATG GTTGGTTTTGATCCTCATCCTCACATGCGAGTTCCTGGAATGCCTCCTAGTCTGACAGGAATCCCTGGTGGCAAACC TGCCTACTCCTTTCATGTCGTGGCAGACGGACAGATGCAACCAGTTCCATTCCCTCCAGATGCTTTGGTGGGCCCTGGGATCCCTCGTCATGCCCGTCAGATCAACACACTGAACCACGGAGAGGTGGTGTGTGCCGTTACCATCAGTAACCCCACCCGACATGTGTACACAGGAGGAAAGGGTTGTGTCAAGGTCTGGGACATTAGTCACCCAGGAAACAAGAGCCCTGTGTCCCAGCTTGACTGTCTG AACCGAGACAACTACATCCGGTCCTGTCGTCTCCTCCCTGATGGTCGGACACTTATTGTGGGAGGTGAGGCCAGCACGTTGTCAATCTGGGATTTGGCCACGCCCACTCCCAGGATTAAAGCAGAGTTGACATCATCAGCACCAGCATGCTACGCTTTGGCCATTAGCCCGGACTCCAAAGTCTGCTTCTCCTGCTGCAGTGATGGAAACATCGCAGTTTGGGACTTGCACAACCAGACGCTGGTTAG GCAGTTCCAGGGCCACACAGATGGAGCCAGCTGTATCGACATCTCCAATGATGGCACCAAGCTGTGGACCGGAGGCTTGGATAATACTGTCCGCTCCTGGGATCTAAGGGAGGGacgccagctgcagcagcatgaCTTTACATCACAG ATCTTCTCTCTTGGCTACTGTCCGACAGGAGAATGGCTTGCTGTTGGAATGGAGAGCAGCAACGTTGAGGTTCTTCACGTAACCAAACCAGACAAATACCAGCTTCATCTACATGAGAGCTGCGTACTctccctgcagtttgcctactgTG GCAAATGGTTTGTGAGTACAGGAAAGGACAACTTACTGAATGCATGGAGGACACCTTATGGAGCCAGCATATTCCAG tCTAAGGAATCCTCCTCGGTACTAAGCTGTGACATATCTGTGGATGACAAGTACATTGTTACTGGTTCAGGGGACAAGAAGGCCACTGTTTATGAGGTCATCTACTGA
- the LOC115785359 gene encoding transducin-like enhancer protein 1 isoform X2 translates to MFPQGRHPTPHQAPGQPFKFTIPESLDRIKEEFQFLQAQYHSLKLECEKLASEKTEMQRHYVMYYEMSYGLNIEMHKQTEIAKRLNTICAQVIPFLSQEHQQQVVQAVERAKQVTMAELNAVIGVRGLPGLPPTQHLSHTHGGAPVPLTPHPAGLHPSQLGGSASLLALSGALGAIPPHLAGKESADKKPHLSGQDSHPAGPEHLREREPSTSNSLLPESLRNSDKRRNGPDFSNDTKKRKVDDKDSSHYDSDAEKSDDNLVVDVSNEDPASPRGTPLPSPRENGLDKGRLLKKDPCSPASTASSASSSSLKSKEMAMRDKAGTPGLKSSTPTPRGDSTPGPSSTPGIRPSLSKPPSMEIPHPPTAGLRTPLAVPGPYPGAFGMLPHTAGMNGELAGAAGAAAYAAGLHNMSPQMSAAAAAAVAAYGRSPMVGFDPHPHMRVPGMPPSLTGIPGGKPAYSFHVVADGQMQPVPFPPDALVGPGIPRHARQINTLNHGEVVCAVTISNPTRHVYTGGKGCVKVWDISHPGNKSPVSQLDCLNRDNYIRSCRLLPDGRTLIVGGEASTLSIWDLATPTPRIKAELTSSAPACYALAISPDSKVCFSCCSDGNIAVWDLHNQTLVRQFQGHTDGASCIDISNDGTKLWTGGLDNTVRSWDLREGRQLQQHDFTSQIFSLGYCPTGEWLAVGMESSNVEVLHVTKPDKYQLHLHESCVLSLQFAYCGKWFVSTGKDNLLNAWRTPYGASIFQSKESSSVLSCDISVDDKYIVTGSGDKKATVYEVIY, encoded by the exons ATGTTTCCCCAGGGGCGACACCCG ACGCCCCACCAGGCTCCAGGCCAGCCCTTCAAGTTCACCATCCCAGAGTCACTGGACCGCATCAAGGAGGAGTTCCAGTTTCTTCAGGCACAGTACCACAG tcTCAAACTGGAGTGTGAAAAGCTGGCCAGTGAAAAAACAGAGATGCAGAGGCACTACGTCATG TACTATGAGATGTCGTATGGTCTCAACATCGAAATGCACAAACAG ACTGAGATTGCCAAGAGACTAAACACCATCTGTGCACAAGTCATTCCCTTCCTCTCACAGGAG catcagcagcaggtgGTTCAAGCTGTGGAGCGAGCCAAGCAGGTGACCATGGCAGAGCTCAATGCTGTCATCGGGGTACGTGGACTGCCAGGTCTTCCACCTACA CAGCACTTGTCCCATACCCATGGTGGTGCTCCTGTGCCCCTCACTCCTCACCCTGCTGGCCTCCATCCTTCTCAGCTGGGTGGTTCAGCTAGTCTTCTGGCTCTGTCAGGAGCGCTTGGTGCCATTCCTCCTCATCTAGCAGGAAAAGAGAGTGCTGACAAAAAACCTCACTTGTCCGGACAAGACTCACACCCTGCGGGACCTGAACACCTGAGAG AGCGCGAGCCCAGCACA AGTAACTCATTGCTGCCAGAAAGTCTTAGGAACTCAGATAAGCGACGCAATGGACCTGACTTCTCAAATGATACCAAAAAGCGAAAGGTGGATGACAAGGACTCTAGTCACTAT GATAGCGATGCAGAGAAAAGTGATGATAATTTGGTGGTAGATGTCTCAAATGAG GATCCAGCGTCCCCTCGTGGCACACCTCTCCCCTCTCCTAGAGAAAATGGCTTGGATAAAGGACGTCTTCTCAAGAAAGACCCTTGTAGTCCAGCCTCTACTGCATcatcagccagctcctcctccctAAAGTCCAAAGAGATGGCAATG CGAGATAAGGCAGGTACACCTGGGCTAAAGTCAAGCACGCCCACACCTAGAGGTGACTCCACCCCAGGGCCAAGCTCCACCCCTGGAATTCGACCAAGTCTATCAAAACCCCCCTCCATGGAAATACCACATCCACCTA ctgcaggttTGCGAACTCCCCTGGCTGTACCAGGTCCATATCCAGGTGCGTTTGGTATGTTGCCCCATACAGCAGGGATGAATGGGGAGCTAGCTGGTGCAGCCGGAGCTGCAGCCTATGCTGCTGGACTGCACAACATGTCACCTCAGATGAGTGCTGCAGCTGCGGCTGCAGTGGCTGCATATGGCAGGTCACCAATG GTTGGTTTTGATCCTCATCCTCACATGCGAGTTCCTGGAATGCCTCCTAGTCTGACAGGAATCCCTGGTGGCAAACC TGCCTACTCCTTTCATGTCGTGGCAGACGGACAGATGCAACCAGTTCCATTCCCTCCAGATGCTTTGGTGGGCCCTGGGATCCCTCGTCATGCCCGTCAGATCAACACACTGAACCACGGAGAGGTGGTGTGTGCCGTTACCATCAGTAACCCCACCCGACATGTGTACACAGGAGGAAAGGGTTGTGTCAAGGTCTGGGACATTAGTCACCCAGGAAACAAGAGCCCTGTGTCCCAGCTTGACTGTCTG AACCGAGACAACTACATCCGGTCCTGTCGTCTCCTCCCTGATGGTCGGACACTTATTGTGGGAGGTGAGGCCAGCACGTTGTCAATCTGGGATTTGGCCACGCCCACTCCCAGGATTAAAGCAGAGTTGACATCATCAGCACCAGCATGCTACGCTTTGGCCATTAGCCCGGACTCCAAAGTCTGCTTCTCCTGCTGCAGTGATGGAAACATCGCAGTTTGGGACTTGCACAACCAGACGCTGGTTAG GCAGTTCCAGGGCCACACAGATGGAGCCAGCTGTATCGACATCTCCAATGATGGCACCAAGCTGTGGACCGGAGGCTTGGATAATACTGTCCGCTCCTGGGATCTAAGGGAGGGacgccagctgcagcagcatgaCTTTACATCACAG ATCTTCTCTCTTGGCTACTGTCCGACAGGAGAATGGCTTGCTGTTGGAATGGAGAGCAGCAACGTTGAGGTTCTTCACGTAACCAAACCAGACAAATACCAGCTTCATCTACATGAGAGCTGCGTACTctccctgcagtttgcctactgTG GCAAATGGTTTGTGAGTACAGGAAAGGACAACTTACTGAATGCATGGAGGACACCTTATGGAGCCAGCATATTCCAG tCTAAGGAATCCTCCTCGGTACTAAGCTGTGACATATCTGTGGATGACAAGTACATTGTTACTGGTTCAGGGGACAAGAAGGCCACTGTTTATGAGGTCATCTACTGA